The proteins below are encoded in one region of Nitrospira sp.:
- a CDS encoding universal stress protein, whose translation MSSTAHGFHLTHRHVVHPTDFSDWSQSAFHHAVKLALVCRSHLTLLHIDPKATATDFEDFPRVRPLLSRWGLLPEDSPKEKVQDLGLYVRKVRGAASRPAQAIVHHVTSNPADLIVLACHRREGIARWLHRSVGEPIARAAHTPALFVPAEQEGFISASDGSLRLRRILLPAARTDTTQVAADTIDRLGRLLGCASLDIHLIHVDDIHLSPAIQPPDYPGWTWQATRSRGNVLETILDLSTELKPDLIVMATEGHTSWADMIHGSTTEQVLRQGPCPVLALPVY comes from the coding sequence ATGAGCTCCACCGCGCATGGATTTCACCTCACGCACCGGCATGTGGTGCACCCGACCGACTTCTCCGACTGGAGCCAATCGGCCTTCCATCATGCCGTCAAGCTGGCCCTGGTCTGCCGCTCGCACCTCACGCTGCTGCATATCGATCCGAAGGCGACCGCCACCGACTTCGAGGACTTTCCCCGCGTGCGTCCGCTCTTGTCCCGTTGGGGGCTGCTGCCGGAGGACAGCCCGAAGGAAAAGGTCCAAGATCTCGGTCTGTACGTGCGAAAAGTCCGTGGGGCCGCGTCACGACCAGCCCAGGCAATCGTCCATCACGTGACGTCGAATCCGGCAGACCTGATCGTCTTGGCCTGTCATCGACGGGAAGGCATCGCACGGTGGCTGCATCGCTCGGTCGGCGAGCCGATTGCCCGCGCGGCTCATACCCCCGCCCTGTTCGTACCGGCGGAACAGGAAGGGTTCATTTCGGCCAGCGATGGCTCCCTCCGTCTTCGTCGCATCTTGCTTCCCGCGGCCCGCACCGACACCACCCAGGTGGCGGCCGACACGATCGATCGCCTCGGCCGCCTGCTTGGCTGTGCGTCCCTGGATATCCACCTGATCCACGTCGACGACATCCATCTCAGTCCGGCCATACAACCGCCGGACTATCCAGGATGGACTTGGCAAGCGACCCGTTCACGGGGCAACGTCCTGGAGACAATTCTCGATCTCAGCACGGAACTCAAGCCTGATCTCATTGTGATGGCCACCGAGGGTCATACGTCTTGGGCCGACATGATCCACGGCAGCACGACGGAACAAGTGCTGCGCCAGGGTCCGTGCCCGGTGCTGGCCTTGCCGGTGTACTGA